A segment of the Sulfitobacter sp. D7 genome:
TCGAGCCAAGAGCAGTTCGAAACAGTGCGCGATCAGGTTAAGGAAAGCGTCGAGAAAGGCTGCGAACTGCTCTGCGGTGGCGAAGTGCCTGATCGTACCGGTGCCTACTATCCATCGACCGTGTTGGGCAATGTGAAGCCCGGCTCGCCCGCCTATGACGATGAAATCTTCGGCCCTGTCGCCTCGGTGATCCGCGCGAAGGACGATGAAGATGCGATGCGCATTGCCAATGACAGCCGCTATGGTCTTGGCGGCGGTATCTTCTCGAAAGACGAAGACCGCGCACTTGAGTTGGCTCGGGCCGAGTTTGACACCGGGATGATCCGGATCAACGGTTTTGGGTTGGCGGATCCGAATATGCCCTTCGGCGGGGTCAAGAACTCCGGTTATGGACGTGAACATGGCGGTTTTGGCATGAGCGAATTCGTCAACGCCAAGGCGATTTTTCTGCCGTCCTAAATGGCAAAGGGCGGGCGGTGCTGCATGCCGCTCGCCGATTTGAACGATAGATTGCAAGAGGTTCTAGATGACTATGAAAGTACTTGTCGCCGGTGCGACCGGCAAAACCGGGCGTTTGCTCGTCAGTGAACTGAAAGACCGAGGGGCCGAGCCCATCGCGCTGGTGCGCGACGGTTCAGACACATCGGTTTTGCCGGAGGGCACCGAGCAGCGGAAGGGTGATTTGACCAATCTGCAGGCGGGCGTCTGTGATGGCGTCGATGCGGTGGTCTTTGCTGCCGGATCTGGCGGGAGCACAGGGCCAGAGATGACCGAGAAGGTCGACCGCGAGGGCGCGCAACATCTGGTCGATCTGGCGCGCGAGGCCGATGTTGAGCGTTTCGTCATGCTGAGCTCTGTCGGTGCCGACAATCCGCCGGAGGACAATGAGATGACCCATTACCTGAAGGCGAAGCAGGCAGCAGACGCGCACCTGCAAGCCTCTGGGTTGACCCATTCGATCCTGCGGCCTGTGGCGCTGACCGATGACCCCAAGACCAATGCGATCAATCTCGGCGAAGGTGTCGATCAGAAAGGCAAGGCACATCGCGCTGATGTCGCCGCCGTTTTGGCCGAGGCGGCAGTTACCGGGCGCCACGATGGCAAGGTGCAAGAGATGCAGACGCTCTGAACGGGTGATGCAAACGCAAAAGGGGGCCACGCGGGCCCCCTTTTTTCTTGTCGGAATGTCGCTTTGGCTCAGCTTTCGCTCAGCGCGACTTTCATGTCTTTCACCTGATAGATCACCTCGCCATCGGCTTCGACGATGCCATCGGCCACGCCCATGGTCAGGCGGCGGGTCTGGATCGCCTTGGTGAAATCAATCTTATAGGTCAGCATCTTGCGCTCAGGGCGCACCATGCCCGTCAGCTTTACTTCGCCCACGCCAAGCGCATAGCCGCGCCCCTGCCAGCCGCGCCAGCCGAGGTTGAAACCGGTCAATTGCCACAGACCGTCAAGGCCCAGACAGCCGGGCATGATCGGGTTGCCGGGGAAGTGACATTCGAAAAACCACAGGTCGGGCGTGATGTCGAACTCGGCGATGATATGGCCCTTGCCATGGGCGCCGCCATCGGCCGAGACATCGGTGATCCGGTCCATCATGAGCATCGGCGGGGCGGGAAGCTGTGCGTTCCCGGGGCCGAAAAGCTCGCCGCGGGCGCATTTCAGCAGATCTTCCTTGTCGAAACTCGTGGGGTAGTCGGCCATCCTGCGGCTCTCCTGCTGCTCTGTTATAACATCGGCCCCGTTTAACATCGCGTTCCGGCATGCTGCAAGGCCCGCGCGCGGGGGGCTGCGACGATTGGCTTGAGGTTTTCAATTGAAAACCGGGGATTTCCTCCTTTATATGACCCTGAAAGGCAGGGAACTGATGTCCGAACAGGAACAAGAGGTCGGAACGCGCTGGCTGGCTCAGGCCGGGCTGCGCCCTACGCGCCAACGTGTCACGCTGGCGAGCCTTCTGGTGGGCGATGGCCAAGATCGCCACGTCACCGCTGAAAGCCTGTTTGAGGCCGCAAAGGGGCAGGGCGAGGCCGTGTCGCTGGCCACGGTCTACAACACGCTGCGCGCTTTTTGTGATGCGGGGCTGTTGCAGGAAGTGACCGTGGATGGCTCGAAAAGCTATTTCGACACCAACACCCACGACCACCCGCATTTCTTTTGGGAAGACGACAGCAAGCTGACCGACGCGCCTTCTGAGCAATTGGTGATCGCGCAGCTTCCCGATGCGCCCGATGGGGCCGAGATTGCCTCGGTCGATGTGGTGATCCGCCTGCGCCGGAAATCCTGAACGGGCGGGGCGCGCCCCGCCGCGTGAGCGATCAGCCGCGTTTGCGCAGCACCAGAAACGTCATCATGCCCATTGGCGGCAAGGCGCGTTCGTCTTCGACCTGCAGCGCGTCTTGTTGCAACACGGTCTCCATCTCGAAATCCGAATGCCAGCCAAGCGTATTGGCGAAGGGGGCCGAGACCTTTTCAAGAAAGCCCAGCACGCCGGTGGTCCGCATGAAGTGGTTGGCGATGACCACCTGACCGCCGGGTTTGAGCACGCGGGCGATCTCTTCCATGACGCGCTCAGGTTCGGGCACGACCGAGAGGACATGCATGGCGGCGATGGTGTCAAAGCTGGCGTCGGGAAAATCAAGGTCGCGGGCATCCATCTGGCGCAGGTCGGCTACATGCGTCAGCCCTTCGCGCGCGACGCGCTCGCGGGCTTTGGCAAGCATCTCATCGCTGAAATCCATACCTGTGACTGAAAGATGTGACGCGTAATGCGGCAGCGACAATCCGGTGCCGACGCCGACTTCGAGCACTGTGCCGCCGCCCTTGTTGATATGGGTAACCACATGGCGACGGCCACCGCTGGTCAGCGCGCCAAAGGTCTTGTCGTAGATCGGCGCCCAGCGGGCATAAGAAGTCTCGACCGCCTTGATATCCATTTTAATTCCTTTTGGGTTTATTCAGTCTCTTGCCCCGCAGTAGGCCCCAGATCACCATGCCGATATAGGCCAGGCAGAGGACTACCAGTGTGGTCCAAGCGTAGGTCGCCAGCGCTGCGGCAAAAATTGCCACACCGACGAGCAGGTATTTCACATGGCGGCGCGAAATCTTGGTGGTTTTGAAAGACCATGTGGGGATGCGGCTGATCATCAGAAACCCGATCAGCACCATATGCAGCGCAATGATCCAGTCCGGCAGAATGGGCCGGTTGTGGAAAGCAAAGGACAGCGTCATCGGCAACAACACCAGCAGGGCCCCTGCGGGCGAGGGGATGCCGGTAAAGTAGGAGCCGGATTCCCCGACCGCGTCGCCATTCTTGGCTTTCTCGGCTTCGGCCTTGTCGTTCACATTGAACCGGGCCAGCCTCACCACACAGCAAACTGCGTAGATCAGCACCGCAATCCAAGCCGCGCCGCCCATGTCTTGCAAGGCCCAAAAGTAGAGGATCAGCGGCGGCACCACGCCAAAGTTCAGGAAATCGGCCAGCGAATCCAGTTCCGCGCCCATCGGGCTGGACGACCGCAAGAGCCGCGCCAGACGCCCGTCCAACCCATCCAGCACGCAGGCCAGCAGGATCAGTTGCACCGCCAGCACATAGTTGCCATTCACGCCAAAGCGGATCGCCGAAAGGCCCGCGCAGATCGCGGTGATGGTCAGGGCGTTTGGCAGCAATTGGATCAGCGCAAGGTCTGCGCCGGACTTTTCAGAAGAGGGGCGCATGCAGCAATCCTAGACGGGGGTGGACTGGGCCACCGGCGGTTTCAACTCGGCCAGCACGGTTTCCCCGGCGACCATGGTTTGCCCGATGCGCACCATCGGGTCGACCCCTTCGGGCAGGTAAACATCTAGCCGCGAACCAAAGCGGATCAAGCCAAAGCGTTCGCCGGTTTCCAGCCCGTCGCCGGATTTGACGAAACAAACGATGCGCCGCGCCACAAGACCCGCGATCTGCACCACGGCCAGATCGCGCCCGTCGTCCATACGGATGCACAGGCTATTACGCTCATTGTCGGCGCTGGCCTTGTCGAGCGAGGCGTTGAAGAATTTGCCCGGGCGGTAGGCCACGGCCTGCACCTTGCCCGCGACGGGGGCGCGGTTGATGTGGCAGTTGAACACGCTCATGAAGACGCTGACGCGGGTCAGCGGCACATCCGGCATGCCCAGTTCGGCGGGCGGCACCGCAGGCTCGATGAGCGAAACGATGCCGTCGGCAGGGCTGACGATCAGGTCGGGCCTATCCGGCGTGACACGCTCTGGGTCGCGGAAAAAGTAGTAGCACCAGATGGTGAGACCGACGCCGATCCAGCCCAGCACCTCTTCGATGGCGAAGAGCACCAGTGTGACGGCGGCGAAGATCGCCACGAATTTGATGCCCTCGCGGTGCATCGGTTTGATGAATGTGTCGAGCAAGTTGACGGACATCGGACCCTCCCGTTCAGGCTGTCTTCCGTCATAGGTGCATGGCGGGTGAGTGCAAGGAGGTTTTGATCTTGGGGACGGCATCGGCGGGTCGGTGCAAGGGGGAATGCTGAGGGCATCGCCCTCCCTGGTGGGCGATCGATGGTCACGTGGCGCGGGGCGGGAGTTCTTGGACCTAGCGTGTCTCGTTGGTGAAGCGTTGCGAAATCGCCCTCCGGGGGGAGGGACGGCGATGCCCGGTGTGCCATCGGGCGGTGTGGTGGCGAAGGAAGCTTTTCAAAACCACTGCCCCGGCTCCATCAGACCCAAATCCATCAACTGCCGGGAATGCCACTCGAACGGCTCGGAATTATGCCACTGGAATGTCGGGATATCATAGCGGCTGCCGGGATTGCTTTTCAGCGCCTTGGCCGTGCGGAAAGAGCAGACCGCCGCGGTGACATTGTGGTGCCACGCGCAGGCGTAGGTATTGTATTCCTCGTTGTTGAACGTGTGATCGCCGCGCAGCAGCAGCCCCGGTTTGGCGCGAAACAGGGGGATGCGGTCGATCTTGCGGCTCTGCGGTGGCACATGTTCCTCAAACCGCCAACGCAGCCCGCCAAAGAAATCAAGCTGCCGTTCCTTGGGATGCCCCTGCCGCGATGGATCCTTGCGCGCCAGCGCGTAATAGCCCGACCGGTCCAGATGCGCCTGATCGAGTGAGACGGCATCGGGATGCATTTGGAGGTCCGGCGCATAGAGGTCGACCACATAGGCCAGCATGGCATCGCGCCGCTCTTCTCCGTGAAAGGCCAGCAATTCCTTGACGTTGCGCGTCTCGCTGAAGGGGTGGAACAGATATTCGGCGTTGTAGCAATAATAAAGCCATTGCCCCGGCACCGCGGCGATCATGCGGTTCACGGCCCCTTCCAGCGCGGCTTCGGCGGTGGTGTCATAGTCCACCCGCAGCACGCTTTGCTGCAAGTCGCGGGGCAGGTCAAAAGCGGGGGGCATCAGCGCCACCACACTGTCAAAGCCCGCTTGCTGGTGGTGGCGCAGGGTGGTGTCGACCTCGACCTCATCCTCGACCAAGATCATGGCGATGGGGCCTGCCTCCGGCGCCGGGCGGGCCTCTTTGATAAGATGATCTAGATCGCGATACCGCATAGGCCCCCGCTGGTATTTCCGTGCCGCAAGGTCGGTCAATTCCGGGTCCATTGCAAGACGCGGCCACCGCTGTTAGACGACGCCATCTGCCCGAAATCCGTCAAAACCCTTGGATGCCCGCCATGACACAACCGAAAAAGCTGTTCATCAAGACCTATGGTTGCCAGATGAACGTCTATGACAGCGAACGCATGGCCGAAAGCCTTGGCGGTCAGGGCTATGTCACGACCGACCGGGCCGATGATGCGGATATGATCCTGCTCAACACCTGCCACATCCGCGAAAAGGCCGCAGAGAAGGTCTATTCCGAACTGGGCCGCCTGAAGCCGTTGAAAGACGCGCGCCCCGATCTGAAGATCGGCGTGGCGGGCTGCGTGGCACAGGCCGAGGGCGAAGAGATCATGCGCCGCCAGCCGGCTGTCGATCTGGTGGTCGGCCCGCAAAGCTACCACCGTTTGCCAGAGATGGAGGCGAAGGTGCAGAGCGGGCAAAGCGCGCTCGACACTGATTTCCCGGCCGAAGACAAATTCGACCACCTCAAGGGCCGCCCCAAGATGAAACGCGCGCCCGCGGCCTTCCTCACCGTGCAAGAGGGCTGCGACAAGTTCTGCGCCTTCTGCGTGGTGCCCTATACGCGGGGGGCCGAAGTCTCTCGCCCCGCCGAGAAGGTGCTGGAAGAAGCCCGCGATCTGGTCGAGCGCGGCGTGCGCGAAGTCACTCTGCTGGGCCAGAACGTAAACGCTTACCACGGCGGCATGACGCTGGCCGGTCTGATCCGCGCGCTGGCCAAGGTCGACGGGTTGGAGCGTATCCGCTACACCACCAGCCACCCCAACGACATGGGCGACGATCTGATTGCGGCCCATGGTGAGGTGCCCGAGTTGATGCCTTACCTGCACCTGCCGGTGCAGTCGGGCAGTGATCACATCTTGAAACGGATGAACCGCAGCCACACCGCCGAGAGCTATCTGAAGCTGCTCGAACGCATCCGCGAGGCGCGGCCTGATATTGTGCTGTCAGGCGATTTCATCGTCGGCTTCCCCGAGGAAAGCGATGCCGACTTTGAGGCCACGATGGAGCTCGTCCGGCAGGTGCGCTACGGCTATGCCTATTCGTTCAAATATTCCACCCGCCCCGGCACCCCGGCGGCCGAACGCCCGCTGGTCGATGCAGCCGTGGCCGACGATCGCTTGCAGCGCCTGCAAGGGTTAATCACCCAGCACCAACAAGAGATCCAGCAGTCGATGGTGGGCCGCGAGGTGTCGGTTCTGGTTGAGAAGAAGGGCCGTTTGCCCGGTCAGATGCTTGGCAAGTCAGAGTATCTGCACGCGGTTCATATCGAGAACTGCACGGCGCAGATCGGTGACATTCAGCGCGTAAGGGTGACCGAAGCCAAGACAAACTCTTTGGCGGCTGTCTTGGTCTAACGGGCCGCCACTAGGGCCGTTGCGGGTGCGCGTTGCCGCGCACCCTAAGCTTGTCAGTAGTTGTGCTTGCGATGCGAAGCGGCATCCGCAAAGATCCGTTTCATCGTCGCTTTCAGCCCCTCAGGGTTGCCCACCAGCGTGTGATCCCGGCAGACACGCTCGGCCACGGCATGGGCGGTGGAGAAGTCATAGCCGACGGCCACGAGGCTATCCACGAAGACCGAGTTTGGCCGGTCCCAGATCACATCATTCCACGGGCCGCGGTAGCAGCTGACGTGGATCACATTGCCCGTTGGATGCGCCTTGCCCTGGTTGTGGTAGGCGTATTTCACACCCCCGGCAAAAGCAGGCATGGCAAGCAGGCCGGTGACGGCGGTGGCGAGTAGCATTTTCATCATGAGTTGGTCCCCCAGTTATCATTGCAGCAATCAAGATCGGCAAAGCCGCGCGAAGTCCCACCCTCGCGATCCGATGGATAGAGGTTTAGGTCTAAAGGTGCGTGTTTCAAGAAGATTCGAAGGCACTGTCAGGGGGTTGAGAACAATCTCAAGGGCTTGCCCGGGATTGTCGCCAAGGCATAGGCAATAGGGTAATTTCAGTCTTTCCGGTGAACAGAAAACGGCCGCCGCAGTCATCGGTTTCACCGTTATTGCGCGAAGGATTCGTTGTAATCGGTCAAGGCTCGGCCACAAAATGTTGATTTCACAGCTTCACAGCAGGGCAGTTTTTACCTAACCTAACCCTATACTAACAAGGCGCGGGTCCGGGGAGGGGTCGCATTTGCCAAAAATAAGAATCAATATTTAGAATAGGACAAAAGCTGTGGGACCCACTATTTCCAAAGCACTGCGCGCCATGGCCATCCTGACGATGGCGGCGGCGCTGACTGTGGCCAGCACGTCGGCCGATGCGCAGACACCCTCGCAACAGGGCCGTGACAAGGGCGTCTACACGCCGACCATCTGGGTTGATCCCGATGGGTGCGAACATTGGGTCATGGATGACGGGGCCGAGGGTTATATGACCCCGCATACGACCCGTCAGGGCATCCCGGTATGCCGCCGTGGCGATGTCTGCGGTGTGATGGAAGCGGACCAGTTCTTTGCCACCGACAAATACAACATCTCGGCCCAGGGTCGCGCGCGTCTGGCGAATTTCTTCCAGTCGACCGGCGCGGTGTCCTACATCATCACCGGCCATACCGACAGCCGTGCCTCGGATGCCTATAACATGCGTCTGTCCTACAACCGCGCAAACTCGGTGGCGCGTGTCGCCAACCAAGTCGGGGCCAAGATCGCTGATGTGCGTGGCTATGGTGAACGGATGCCTGCCGTGCCGAACAATTCCGCTGCGAACATGGCCAAAAACCGCCGTGTCGAAATTATCTGCATTCGCTGAAGGGACCGTAAAAGTGATTAAGACGAAACTTCTCATGGTCACCGCCTGTGCCGTCGGCCTGTCGGCCTGTACCGATTACGAAGGCGGTCTGGGCCGGGGGTATCCTTCGGACAAGACCGTTGACCGCGGCATCGACACAAAGCACCTCAGCACCCTTCAAGCGGGCATCTGGGTTGATCCAAACGGCTGCGACCACTGGATCATCGATGACGGGGTCGAGGGCTATCTCTCGGCGCGGCTTGATAAATTCGGCAAGCCGGTCTGCTCGGGCGTGGCGCCGCCGACACATACCGCGGGCCACTTCAAAGGTGGCTCCAAGATCAAAGACCCGAACTGACCTTGGCGGGCCATATCAAACACACCGGGCCGGAGCGCGTTGCGCTTCGGCCCTTTTTGTCGCTACGGGTTGGTAAATCCTGCCCGCCTGACTATCTCACCATTTAGTGCTTCACAAAGGATACGCGCATTGCCTTCAACTGATCTGATGACACCGGAAACCGCGGCCGAACGGGTGGTGGAGTTTCCCGATAACCGCCTTTTGATCGACCTCTGCGGCGCCTATGACGCGCATCTGGCTGCCATCGAGAAATCGCTCGAGGTGCAGATCATCCGGCGCGGCAATCACCTGCAGATCTTGGGTGAGGGCGAGGCCGTCGAGAAAGCAGAAAGCCTGCTCAACGCGCTTTATGTGCGGCTGGAAAGCGGGCGCTCGGTTGAGCCTGCGGATGTGGACGGCATGTTGCGCATGGGCAATTCCAGCGCGGGCACTGGCGTGCGTCAGGGCGACCAGTTGGAAATGCCGATGGGCGACGCGATTGAGATCCAGACCCGCAAGAAACGGGTCGAGCCGCGCACCGATGCGCAAAAAGCCTATGTGCAGTCGCTGTTCGACAATGAACTGGCCTTTGGCATCGGCCCTGCGGGCACCGGCAAAACCTATCTGGCGGTGGCGGTGGGCGTGTCGATGTTCATCGGCGGCCATGTGGACCGGATCATCCTTTCCCGCCCTGCGGTCGAAGCGGGAGAGAAGCTGGGCTATCTGCCGGGTGACATGAAGGACAAAGTCGATCCCTACATGCAGCCGCTCTATGACGCGCTGAATGACTTCCTGCCGGGCAAGCAACTGGCGAAACTGCTAGAGGAAAAGCGCATCGAGATCGCGCCGCTGGCCTTTATGCGGGGGCGGACGCTGTCGAATGCTTTTGTCGTGTTGGATGAGGCGCAGAACGCCACGTCGATGCAAATGAAGATGTTCCTGACACGTCTGGGGCAAAATTCCCGCATGGTAATTACTGGCGACCGCACACAGATCGACCTGCCGCGCGGGGTGCAGTCGGGGCTTCAGGATGCCGAACGTTTGCTGAAAACGATCCCGAGTATCAGCTTCAACTACTTCACCTCCAAGGACGTTGTGCGCCACCCGCTGGTTGCGGCGATTATCGAGGCTTATGAGGCGGATAGCGGTGCCGCTTGATGTGATACTAGAGGATTTCGACATCGTGATTGAGGACGACCGCTGGAACGCGGTCGACCTTGAACCGCTCGCCCATGCCGCAGCACGCGCCACTCTGGGGCATCTCGGCCTCGACGCCGAGGCGACAGAGATGACCCTACTGGCCTGCGATGATGCGCGCATTGCTGTGCTGAACGAAGATTTTCGTGGCAAGGCGCGTGCCACCAATGTGCTCAGCTGGCCTGCGGAAGAGCGCGGCGCGGCCATACCGGGCGGCGATCCGCTGCCCGTCGCCCCCGGCATTGACGGAATGCTTGAACTGGGCGACATCGCCATGGCTTATGAGACATGTGCCGCCGAGGCCAATGCGGCGGCCAAGCCTTTGAATGCGCATGTGACCCATCTCATCGTACATGGGCTGTTGCATCTTCTGGGCTATGACCACGAAAATGACCCCGACGCCATGTTGATGGAGGGGTTAGAGCGCGAAATACTTGGCAAAATGGGTTATGATGACCCATATAAGGAAAATGGCCCTTAGGGGGCTTGTAACACAGACGGGACCCAATGGGCGATACAGACGGATCATCTGAGGCGGCGCAGAGCGCGCTTGCGGATGAAGATAGACATGAGCTGCCGGACGATAGCGCAATGCGCACCGGCAATTTCTTTTCTCGGGTCTTCGAGGCATTAAGCCCATCGGACAGCGAGGATGACACCCCCGAGGCATCGGCAGAGACCGAGCGGCCCACCGGGCATGGCATGATCAACCTGCGCCGAATGCGGGTTGATGATGTGGCGGTGCCTAAGGCTGATATCACCGCTGTGCCGGTCAGCGCCACGTTGGATGAGCTGGTAGCCGTCTTCAAGGAAAGCGGTATGACACGGCTGCCCGTCTATGACGGCACGCTGGACACGCCCGTGGGCATGGTCCACCTGAAAGACCTTGCGCTGAACCACGGTTTTAACGGCAAAAACACCAAATTTGATCTGCGCGCCATGCTGCGCCCCTTGGTCTATGTGCCGCCGTCGATGACCATCGGCGTGCTGCTGACCAAGATGCAGGCGGAGCGGCGCCATATGGCCTTGGTGATTGATGAATATGGCGGCGTTGACGGGCTTGTCACCATCGAAGACCTGATCGAACAGGTCATAGGCGAAATCGAAGACGAACATGACGTCGACGAGGGCACCTATTGGACGGTCGAGAAACCCGGTACCTATCTGGCGCTCGCCAAGACACCATTGGGTGATTTCGAGGCTGAGATTGGCCATTCGCTGACCGATCATGAGACCGTCGACGAGGAGGAGATCGACACCCTTGGTGGTTTGGTCTTTATGCTGTCGGGCCGGGTTCCGGCGCGCGGCGAAGTGGTTTTGCACCCCGATGGCCCTGAGTTCGAAGTGATCGACGCCGATCCACGCCGCATCAAAAGGTTGCGGGTCCGCACCCAAGGGGCCGGGGGATGAGGCAACGGCTGGCGATGCGGGGCCGGATGTTGCTGGCTCCGATCGCCGGCGCCGTCGCAGCCTTCGGGCAAGCACCCTATGAACTGCCGCTTATGCTCTTTGCCGGGCTGGTGGCGGCGTTTTGGCTGTACCGTGCGCAATCTGGCGGCCCGTTTCGCGCGGCGCTGTTGGGTTGGGGCTTTGGCTTTGGCTATTTCCTGCACGCGCTGCAATGGATCGTGTCGCCCTTCTTGGTCGATGTGGCCCGCCACGGCTGGATGGCGCCCTTTGCGCTGATCCTGCTGGCGGCGGGCATGGCGCTGTTTTGGGGGCTGGCCTTTGGTCTGGCCCGCTGGGTTGCGCCACGGCGCGGGCTGGCCTTGGCGCTGGCTTGGGCGGCGGTGGAACTGCTGCGCGCCTATATTTTCACCGGTTTCCCATGGGCCATGCCCGCGCAGGCGCTGGTCGGCGTGATGGCCGGGCAGGGGTTGGCTTGGGTTGGACCCTATGCGCTGAACCTCTGGCTCTTTGCCATCGCCGCGATCTTGCTGCTGCGCGGCCCTTTGGCGCTGCGATTGGTGCAGGGGACGCTGGCGCTGTCGACCGTTCTGCTCTTGCTGCTGCCACCGCAAGCGCCGCCAGCGGTTCTGACTGATCATGTGGTGCGGCTGGTGCAGCCCAATGCGACCCAGCGAGAGAAGTGGAACGCCGACAAATTCGAATTCTTTTTCACACGGCAACTCGACTATACCGCCACCGCGCCGCAAGACGGGGGCCAAGCGCCTGATCTGGTAATCTGGCCCGAAACCGCGATCCCATGGGCGCTGGATATGGCGGGCAGTGCGCTGGCCGAGATTGGAGCCGCCTCTGACGTGCCGGTGGCTCTGGGCGTGCAGCGCCGGTCGAACATGCGCTATTACAATTCGCTGGTGGTGCTGGATGCCGATGGAGCGGTCGGACAGGTCTATGACAAACACCATCTCGTGCCCTTTGGCGAATATATGCCGCTGGGCGATCTGATGGCGCGTTTCGGGATACACGGGCTTGCGGCGCAGGAGGGCAACGGCTTTTCCAGCGGGCCGGGCGCGCAGCTTTTGGATATCGGACCGCTCGGCGCGGCATTGCCGCTGATCTGCTATGAGGCCGTCTTTGCCCATGACGTGAACGCCGCCCCGGCGCGGCCCGCGTTTCTGATGCAGGTCACCAACGATGCATGGTTCGGCAAGGCCGCAGGGCCGCGCCAACACCTTGCCCAAGCGCGGATGCGGGCGATTGAGCAGGGGCTGCCGATGGCCCGTGCGGCCAACACTGGGATCTCGGCGATGATCGACCCGCAGGGGCGTGTGACCGCATCGCTGGCGCTGAACACCGAAGGGTTCATCGACGCGCCACTGCCCGCGCCCTTGCCGCCCACACTCTATAGCCGGAGCGGAGATTTGCCGCTTTCTGTGCTCTTGGCGCTGTGCCTTGCGGGGCTTGCCGTGGCCCGCCGCCGCAGCCCCGGGAATGCCGATTGACCATCCACCAGCGGTTGTCTAAGCCATTGGCAGAGCACCACAACGGCTTCCTGACGTGGTGCGTAATTTTTATTGGAGCACTACATGTCCCGTCAGAACTACACTTTCACTTCGGAATCCGTTTCCGAGGGGCACCCGGATAAGGTCTGCGACCGGATTTCCGATGCGATCCTCGACGCTTTCATCAGCGAGGAACCCGAAGCGCGGGTCGCCGCCGAGACCTTTGCCACCACCAACCGCGTCGTGATTGGCGGTGAGGTCGGTCTGGCCAACAAGGCCAAGCTTGACGAATATCTGGCCGGTGTCGAAGACATCGCCCGCGCCTGCATCAAAGACATCGGCTATGAGCAGGATGAGTTCCACCACGCGACATGTGAGATCACCAACCTGCTGCACCCCCAATCCGCCCATATCGCCCAAGGC
Coding sequences within it:
- the ybeY gene encoding rRNA maturation RNase YbeY, which encodes MRRIAVPLDVILEDFDIVIEDDRWNAVDLEPLAHAAARATLGHLGLDAEATEMTLLACDDARIAVLNEDFRGKARATNVLSWPAEERGAAIPGGDPLPVAPGIDGMLELGDIAMAYETCAAEANAAAKPLNAHVTHLIVHGLLHLLGYDHENDPDAMLMEGLEREILGKMGYDDPYKENGP
- a CDS encoding hemolysin family protein; amino-acid sequence: MGDTDGSSEAAQSALADEDRHELPDDSAMRTGNFFSRVFEALSPSDSEDDTPEASAETERPTGHGMINLRRMRVDDVAVPKADITAVPVSATLDELVAVFKESGMTRLPVYDGTLDTPVGMVHLKDLALNHGFNGKNTKFDLRAMLRPLVYVPPSMTIGVLLTKMQAERRHMALVIDEYGGVDGLVTIEDLIEQVIGEIEDEHDVDEGTYWTVEKPGTYLALAKTPLGDFEAEIGHSLTDHETVDEEEIDTLGGLVFMLSGRVPARGEVVLHPDGPEFEVIDADPRRIKRLRVRTQGAGG
- the lnt gene encoding apolipoprotein N-acyltransferase, whose product is MRQRLAMRGRMLLAPIAGAVAAFGQAPYELPLMLFAGLVAAFWLYRAQSGGPFRAALLGWGFGFGYFLHALQWIVSPFLVDVARHGWMAPFALILLAAGMALFWGLAFGLARWVAPRRGLALALAWAAVELLRAYIFTGFPWAMPAQALVGVMAGQGLAWVGPYALNLWLFAIAAILLLRGPLALRLVQGTLALSTVLLLLLPPQAPPAVLTDHVVRLVQPNATQREKWNADKFEFFFTRQLDYTATAPQDGGQAPDLVIWPETAIPWALDMAGSALAEIGAASDVPVALGVQRRSNMRYYNSLVVLDADGAVGQVYDKHHLVPFGEYMPLGDLMARFGIHGLAAQEGNGFSSGPGAQLLDIGPLGAALPLICYEAVFAHDVNAAPARPAFLMQVTNDAWFGKAAGPRQHLAQARMRAIEQGLPMARAANTGISAMIDPQGRVTASLALNTEGFIDAPLPAPLPPTLYSRSGDLPLSVLLALCLAGLAVARRRSPGNAD